The Acanthopagrus latus isolate v.2019 chromosome 6, fAcaLat1.1, whole genome shotgun sequence genome includes a region encoding these proteins:
- the LOC119021414 gene encoding golgin subfamily A member 4-like isoform X2 has product MRSKETYQSPGDVMNSRMFKHLRWSDLHIQTISNQTVTMRGTKSKQAEDYDDNTGESLDEMEESTPLVEDWDEPEPVCEELEESEPLFEETRMIASALKKAEDSLETGRLCWQMEKFSLLKAHRQETEKITSALKKAEDLLETERLCWLQEKLSLLEETEKSTALSQAQLDEQKCENKTLAAALRNVEQRLESHQAEWQEEKTSLIQVTEDLRRTLQDKEQEWEEKESSMKSQLEDLLSKKRRKRNWFRRLFRLR; this is encoded by the exons ATGAGATCAAAGGAGACATATCAAAGCCCCGGTGATGTCATGAATTCTAGAATGTTCAAACATTTGAGGTGGTCTGACTTACACATACAAACCATTTCTAATCAGACTGTCACCATGAGAGGAACGAAGAGCAAGCAGGCCGAAGACTACGACGATAATACCGGAGAGTCACTGGACGAGATGGAGGAATCCACACCTCTCGTCGAGGACTGGGACGAACCAGAACCTGTCTGTGAGGAACTGGAGGAATCCGAGCCTCTGTTTGAAGAAACCAGGATGATCGCATCTGCCCTTAAAAAGGCAGAAGATTCTCTGGAAACTGGGCGCCTCTGCTGGCAGATGGAGAAATTCTCTCTGCTTAAAGCGCACAGACAGGAAACCGAGAAGATCACATCTGCCCTTAAAAAGGCAGAAGAtcttctggagactgagcgtctctgctggctgcaggagaaactctcactgctggaggagacggagaagtCTACAGCGCTCTCTCaggctcagctggatgagcagaaatgcgAGAATAAAACTCTcgcagctgctctgaggaatgTCGAACAGAGGCTGGAGAGTCACCAGGCGGaatggcaggaggaaaagacatccctcattcaggtCACAGAG GATCTCCGGAGGACGCTGCAGGATAAGGAGCAGGAgtgggaagagaaagaaagctcCATGAAGTCCCAGCTGGAAGATCTCCTgagcaagaagaggagaaagaggaactGGTTCAGGAGGTTATTCCGTTTGCGTTGA
- the LOC119021414 gene encoding golgin subfamily A member 4-like isoform X1, with product MRSKETYQSPGDVMNSRMFKHLRWSDLHIQTISNQTVTMRGTKSKQAEDYDDNTGESLDEMEESTPLVEDWDEPEPVCEELEESEPLFEETRMIASALKKAEDSLETGRLCWQMEKFSLLKAHRQETEKITSALKKAEDLLETERLCWLQEKLSLLEETEKSTALSQAQLDEQKCENKTLAAALRNVEQRLESHQAEWQEEKTSLIRATEDLRRTLQDKEQEWEEKESSMKSQLEDLLSKKRRKRNWFRRLFRLR from the exons ATGAGATCAAAGGAGACATATCAAAGCCCCGGTGATGTCATGAATTCTAGAATGTTCAAACATTTGAGGTGGTCTGACTTACACATACAAACCATTTCTAATCAGACTGTCACCATGAGAGGAACGAAGAGCAAGCAGGCCGAAGACTACGACGATAATACCGGAGAGTCACTGGACGAGATGGAGGAATCCACACCTCTCGTCGAGGACTGGGACGAACCAGAACCTGTCTGTGAGGAACTGGAGGAATCCGAGCCTCTGTTTGAAGAAACCAGGATGATCGCATCTGCCCTTAAAAAGGCAGAAGATTCTCTGGAAACTGGGCGCCTCTGCTGGCAGATGGAGAAATTCTCTCTGCTTAAAGCGCACAGACAGGAAACCGAGAAGATCACATCTGCCCTTAAAAAGGCAGAAGAtcttctggagactgagcgtctctgctggctgcaggagaaactctcactgctggaggagacggagaagtCTACAGCGCTCTCTCaggctcagctggatgagcagaaatgcgAGAATAAAACTCTcgcagctgctctgaggaatgTCGAACAGAGGCTGGAGAGTCACCAGGCGGaatggcaggaggaaaagac atccctcattcGGGCCACAGAGGATCTCCGGAGGACGCTGCAGGATAAGGAGCAGGAgtgggaagagaaagaaagctcCATGAAGTCCCAGCTGGAAGATCTCCTgagcaagaagaggagaaagaggaactGGTTCAGGAGGTTATTCCGTTTGCGTTGA
- the LOC119021413 gene encoding ubiquinol-cytochrome-c reductase complex assembly factor 1, whose translation MYRRPLQSAVRSVFNVTASRTAGGKVLDQEACFARALVACQLARVPSPSLTPCRTLHMTTQLYNVKETPQHTEEEVGAFTKLIEAMGFTGPLKYNKWKIKIAALRMYTCCVERINYDDFFEKCSLPDTLNSWFLVAQLHVWMCLVRMRQEGREGKYMCRYIVHSMWEDVEQRSKIMGVDAIHRKEGMKLMTETFYAALFGYDEGLLSDDSVLAAALWRNLFNRECEDPQQLELMVEYVRKQMQFIDALNGEDMLLTGEVKWRPLLEENAQSILKVATPTYNDTGL comes from the exons ATGTATCGGCGGCCGCTGCAGTCCGCCGTCAGAAGCGTTTTTAACGTGACAGCGTCCAGAACCGCCGGAGGAAAG GTGTTAGATCAAGAAGCCTGCTTTGCCAGAGCTTTAGTAGCTTGCCAACTGGCCAGAGTCCCCTCTCCCAGTCTAACACCATGTCGGACGCTGCACATGACCACACAG CTCTACAATGTGAAGGAGACGCCCcagcacacagaggaggaggtcggGGCCTTCACCAAGCTCATCGAGGCCATGGGCTTCACTGGGCCTCTCAAATACAACAAATGG AAAATCAAGATCGCTGCCTTGCGCATGTACACGTGCTGCGTAGAGAGAATCAACTACGACGATTTCTTTGAAA agTGCTCGCTCCCCGACACACTCAACTCCTGGTTCCTGGTAGCGCAGCTGCATGTGTg GATGTGTTTGGTTCGGATGCGTCAGGAGGGCCGAGAAGGAAAGTACATGTGCCGTTACATCGTCCACTCCATGTGGGAGGATGTAGAGCAGAGGAGCAAAATCATGGGG GTCGATGCCATCCACAGAAAGGAAGGGATGAAACTGATGACGGAGACGTTCTACGCAGCTTTATTTGGATATGATGAG ggacTCCTGTCTGATGACTCTgtgctggctgcagctctgtggaggAACCTGTTCAATCGAGAGTGTGAAGACCCGCAGCAGCTCGAGCTCATGGTGGAATACGTTCGCAAACAG ATGCAGTTCATCGACGCTCTGAACGGGGAGGACATGCTGCTGACGGGGGAGGTGAAgtggcgccctctgctggaggagaacgCACAGAGCATCCTGAAGGTGGCCACGCCCACGTACAACGACACCGGACTGTGA